One part of the [Synechococcus] sp. NIES-970 genome encodes these proteins:
- a CDS encoding hypothetical protein (conserved hypothetical protein) gives MKQAIAQFLTQPKDRKIAVGLALLGAVTPLAGIHKFYVGQPVWGVMYILLWSTPVPQIACAFEAVWYLFQDLESFQGRFGLGQSATSDQAIAAAQQTAAIAEALRELEKLRTEGLITEYEFEQKRRQLVS, from the coding sequence ATGAAACAGGCGATCGCCCAATTTTTGACCCAACCCAAAGATCGAAAAATTGCCGTTGGTTTGGCCCTCCTCGGTGCCGTCACCCCCCTGGCTGGAATCCACAAATTCTATGTGGGGCAACCGGTGTGGGGGGTAATGTACATTCTCCTGTGGTCAACGCCAGTACCCCAGATCGCCTGCGCTTTTGAGGCAGTGTGGTATCTGTTCCAAGATCTCGAATCTTTCCAAGGGCGTTTTGGGTTGGGTCAAAGTGCAACGTCTGATCAGGCGATCGCCGCTGCCCAGCAAACCGCTGCCATTGCCGAGGCCCTGCGGGAACTAGAGAAGCTCCGCACGGAGGGTCTGATCACCG
- a CDS encoding hypothetical protein (conserved hypothetical protein) → MGFFDSEIVQQEAKSLFEDYQNLVQLGGDFGKFDREGKKMYIDQMESVMDRYKIFMKRFELSDDFMAQMAVEQLKTQLGQFGMTPQQMFDQMNLTLERMKAQIPEF, encoded by the coding sequence ATGGGATTTTTTGATTCAGAAATTGTCCAGCAGGAAGCAAAAAGCTTATTTGAAGATTACCAAAACCTCGTCCAACTCGGCGGTGATTTCGGCAAGTTCGACCGCGAAGGCAAAAAAATGTACATCGACCAGATGGAAAGCGTCATGGACCGCTACAAAATTTTCATGAAACGCTTTGAACTCTCCGATGACTTTATGGCGCAGATGGCCGTTGAGCAGCTCAAAACCCAACTGGGTCAGTTTGGCATGACCCCCCAACAAATGTTTGACCAGATGAATCTAACCCTAGAGCGGATGAAAGCCCAAATCCCCGAATTTTAA
- a CDS encoding hypothetical protein (conserved hypothetical protein), whose amino-acid sequence MAKKIIAFDFDGVICDGLPEYFHSSCLAYQTLWPDHNPDALANLQADFNHLRPLIETGWEMIILLRALQQQIPTTQLWHNWSATVQQLLQTNNLNASELMQALDQVRDRQIQTQLNQWLGRHHFYPGIVPLLQHLLAQDGVTPYIITTKEARFTQQLLQHQNIDFPAAQIFGKEQKQPKAITLEKLLLPDTETFLFIEDRLKTLEKVRQQPALNSLELFLADWGYNTAAERATAKSLGVPVVNIFQWEQIITAKLT is encoded by the coding sequence ATGGCAAAAAAGATCATTGCCTTTGATTTTGATGGGGTGATTTGCGATGGGTTGCCCGAATATTTTCACTCCAGTTGCCTCGCCTACCAGACCCTCTGGCCGGATCACAATCCAGATGCTCTAGCCAATTTGCAAGCGGACTTTAACCACCTGCGACCTTTGATCGAAACGGGTTGGGAGATGATTATTCTCCTGCGGGCTTTACAGCAACAGATTCCCACAACGCAACTTTGGCACAACTGGTCTGCCACGGTGCAACAGTTGCTCCAGACAAATAATCTAAATGCCAGCGAGCTCATGCAGGCTCTGGATCAAGTGCGCGATCGTCAAATTCAAACCCAGTTAAACCAATGGCTGGGGCGACACCACTTTTATCCGGGAATAGTGCCCTTGTTGCAACATTTATTAGCCCAGGATGGCGTAACCCCCTACATCATCACGACGAAAGAAGCCCGTTTTACCCAACAGCTGCTCCAGCATCAAAATATTGATTTTCCAGCGGCACAGATTTTTGGCAAAGAACAAAAACAACCCAAAGCAATCACCCTCGAAAAATTGCTTTTGCCTGATACCGAAACGTTTCTCTTTATTGAAGATCGCCTGAAGACATTAGAAAAAGTGCGACAGCAACCCGCGTTAAATAGCCTTGAACTTTTTCTGGCGGACTGGGGTTACAATACCGCTGCGGAACGAGCCACCGCGAAAAGTCTAGGGGTTCCTGTGGTGAATATTTTCCAGTGGGAGCAAATCATCACAGCAAAGCTGACTTGA
- a CDS encoding ABC-2 type transporter superfamily protein, producing the protein MKYWYETIAVTQRILLELWRRRRSLIFWLVFPVSLLFLNGFILAERANLSLAEAMEFAAPSTLVGAALFFSCLGGSIATVVSEREQHTLKRLFISPLSGTAYFLGIFLAHCFIGVGQALLVFAIAIFMGATFTGSLLVGIGIIFLSIIAYVGVGFILGTQLAKRTEDVNALVATFGVPLLILGGAFLPTSLFPEALLNAAQYNPIFHMNEALVKLWAEGETVEAIANHLLFLGIFALAMIAGGWLSYRRMIQMERQL; encoded by the coding sequence ATGAAATATTGGTATGAGACGATCGCCGTCACCCAGAGAATTTTGTTGGAATTGTGGCGACGGCGGCGTAGTTTGATTTTTTGGCTGGTTTTCCCCGTCTCTTTACTATTTTTGAACGGGTTTATCTTGGCAGAACGGGCCAATCTGAGCTTGGCGGAGGCGATGGAATTTGCGGCCCCATCAACGTTGGTGGGTGCGGCTTTATTTTTCAGTTGCCTGGGGGGAAGCATCGCCACGGTGGTTTCCGAGCGGGAGCAGCACACTCTCAAGCGGCTGTTTATTTCCCCCCTGAGCGGGACAGCCTATTTTCTGGGGATTTTCCTCGCCCATTGTTTTATCGGCGTGGGTCAGGCGTTACTGGTGTTTGCGATCGCCATTTTTATGGGCGCGACGTTTACAGGATCTTTGCTGGTGGGCATTGGGATTATTTTCCTGAGCATCATCGCCTATGTGGGGGTGGGTTTTATCCTCGGTACCCAACTGGCGAAACGCACAGAGGATGTAAATGCGTTGGTGGCCACCTTCGGCGTACCGCTGCTCATCCTTGGGGGCGCTTTTTTACCGACTTCTCTCTTCCCGGAAGCGCTCCTCAATGCTGCCCAATACAATCCCATTTTTCACATGAACGAAGCCCTAGTGAAACTGTGGGCGGAGGGGGAAACGGTCGAGGCGATCGCCAATCATTTACTCTTTCTCGGCATCTTTGCCCTCGCGATGATTGCGGGGGGTTGGCTCTCCTATCGGCGGATGATCCAGATGGAACGGCAGCTATAG
- a CDS encoding hypothetical protein (conserved hypothetical protein) — MVDLVTLKAKIETIKGKRAILLKLLENPNLGTLRLDVNQALEELDELVAELDQSF; from the coding sequence ATGGTGGATTTGGTGACACTAAAAGCAAAGATTGAGACGATTAAAGGCAAACGCGCGATTCTTTTAAAGCTCCTCGAAAATCCTAATCTTGGCACTTTACGATTAGATGTAAATCAAGCCCTTGAGGAATTGGATGAGTTGGTTGCGGAATTAGACCAATCCTTTTAA
- a CDS encoding CobQ/CobB nucleotide binding domain protein, translated as MALIISTVNMKGGVGKTTLTVNLAACLARHYKKRVLVVDLDSQISATLSLMPPQDFARIRKGRRTISYLIETAIKPTLTHTLDINDVICPFIANVQGLDLLPGDIELYDEYLVSEMLHQKSNRHTDLNFQAVWNDFELSLIRRILMPVMDKYDFIIMDCAPGYNLVTRSGLAASDFYILPARPEPLSVVGIQLLQRRIRALRESHQNTDPQNVDPIKLNLLGIVFILSGGSLLNRYYNQVMKRVSDDFTSKQIFQHKIPMDVNVAKALDTFQPAVISMPNSAGAKAFVKLTEEFLVKLKEAGGFVEQRPSRINLANIE; from the coding sequence ATGGCACTCATCATCAGTACCGTTAACATGAAAGGGGGCGTCGGCAAAACAACCCTCACCGTTAACCTTGCCGCCTGTCTTGCCCGTCACTACAAAAAACGTGTGCTGGTCGTTGACCTAGACTCTCAAATCAGTGCCACCCTCAGTTTGATGCCCCCCCAAGACTTTGCCCGCATCCGCAAAGGGCGCCGAACCATCAGCTACCTGATCGAAACAGCCATCAAACCGACCCTCACGCATACCCTCGATATCAACGATGTTATCTGCCCATTCATTGCCAATGTCCAGGGCTTAGATCTTCTGCCCGGTGATATTGAGCTCTATGACGAATATCTCGTTTCCGAAATGCTCCATCAAAAATCTAATCGGCATACCGACCTGAATTTTCAGGCCGTTTGGAATGATTTTGAACTCAGCCTTATTCGACGAATCCTCATGCCTGTGATGGATAAATATGATTTCATCATCATGGACTGTGCCCCCGGTTATAACCTCGTCACCCGGAGCGGTCTCGCCGCCAGTGATTTTTATATTCTGCCCGCTCGCCCAGAACCCTTGTCGGTGGTGGGCATTCAATTACTCCAACGGCGGATTCGCGCCCTCCGGGAAAGTCATCAGAATACAGATCCGCAAAATGTTGACCCGATTAAACTCAACTTACTGGGCATTGTGTTTATTCTCTCCGGCGGTAGCCTCCTCAATCGCTACTACAATCAGGTGATGAAACGGGTTAGCGATGATTTTACAAGTAAGCAAATTTTCCAACACAAAATCCCAATGGACGTCAATGTCGCTAAGGCGCTCGACACATTCCAGCCAGCGGTAATTTCTATGCCCAATAGTGCTGGGGCCAAGGCATTTGTCAAATTAACTGAAGAATTTTTGGTGAAATTAAAAGAAGCTGGCGGCTTTGTGGAGCAACGCCCCTCTCGCATCAACCTCGCAAATATTGAGTAG
- a CDS encoding acetyltransferase, GNAT family encodes MFTIRPFQPQDIPAIAQLFHDTVRTVNTQDYSSAQLQAWAPDDLYFRDWHARCSAGFTYVAEAAGQILGFAELSLGGHIGCFYCHKDYQRQGIGRQLYQALLVQAESLHLNALTVEASITAKPFFEALGFQVSKKQSVRCRQEIFTNYVMRKSLGDRR; translated from the coding sequence ATGTTCACGATTCGACCTTTTCAACCTCAGGATATTCCGGCGATCGCCCAACTATTCCATGACACAGTGCGGACGGTCAATACCCAGGATTATTCCTCTGCCCAATTGCAGGCCTGGGCCCCTGATGATCTATATTTTCGTGACTGGCACGCCCGCTGCAGCGCTGGCTTCACCTATGTCGCTGAGGCCGCCGGACAAATCCTTGGCTTTGCTGAACTTTCTCTAGGGGGTCACATCGGTTGTTTTTATTGCCACAAAGATTACCAGCGCCAGGGTATTGGGAGGCAACTTTATCAGGCCCTCCTCGTTCAGGCTGAAAGTTTACACCTGAATGCTTTAACTGTTGAAGCGAGTATTACGGCGAAGCCTTTTTTTGAAGCCCTTGGGTTTCAAGTTAGCAAAAAACAATCAGTGCGGTGTCGCCAGGAAATCTTCACCAATTACGTCATGAGAAAATCCCTAGGCGATCGCCGCTAA
- a CDS encoding hypothetical protein (conserved hypothetical protein), with protein sequence MTTDNPTPTPAEDSTPKTTTTRSRSTAKKEEVVALSVKGPAKLGLPNNRPIEPSHLKVMHTYRAVGADRPVTAGLMEISSTMTVSGNRPIMASHLHISESIVIMGNRPVAPNETDDMDTLIGYLD encoded by the coding sequence ATGACCACCGACAACCCGACGCCCACCCCCGCAGAAGATAGTACGCCCAAAACCACGACTACCCGTTCCCGCAGCACCGCGAAAAAAGAAGAAGTAGTTGCCCTCTCTGTCAAAGGGCCGGCAAAATTAGGTCTCCCTAATAATCGCCCCATCGAACCCAGCCACCTCAAGGTAATGCATACCTACCGTGCTGTTGGGGCCGATCGCCCCGTGACCGCAGGCCTCATGGAAATTTCGAGCACAATGACTGTTTCCGGCAACCGGCCGATCATGGCTAGTCATCTCCACATCAGTGAAAGCATTGTCATTATGGGAAATCGCCCCGTTGCCCCGAATGAAACCGATGACATGGATACATTAATCGGTTATCTCGACTAG
- the uvrB gene encoding excinuclease ABC, B subunit — translation MFDGSSALFHLHAPFVPTGDQPQAIAKLVQSLESQAKYQTLLGATGTGKTFTMAAVIAQIQRPTLVLAHNKTLAAQLCNELRQFFPHNAVEYFISYYDYYQPEAYIPVTDTYIEKTASINDEIDMLRHSATRSLFERKDVIVVASISCIYGLGIPSEYLKAAIALKVGEELDQRAVLRQLVMVQYQRNDTDLSRGNFRVKGDILEIVPAYEDRVIRVEFFGDEIEAIRLLDPTTGEILQSLDQINIYPARHFVTPQEQLAIACEQIKSELEQQLNVLEAENKLLEAQRLRQRTNYDLELLQEVGYCNGVENYSRFLAGREAGSPPECLIDYFPDDWLLVIDESHVTVPQIRAMYNGDQARKKVLIDHGFRLPSAADNRPLKSEEFWQKVNQCVFVSATPGNWELEQSDARVIEQVIRPTGVVDPEIDVRPTEGQVDDLLGEIRQREKLKERVLITTLTKRMAEDLTDYFSEQGVAVQYLHSEIKSIERIEILQALRKGEFDVLIGVNLLREGLDLPEVSLVAIMDADKEGFLRAERSLIQTIGRAARHVRGRAILYADNLTDSMAKAIAETERRRAIQIAHNKKHNITPQPIKKREENAILSFLDISRRLNSQQLQQVVEHIKDVPLEKIPDVIEQLEEQMKESAKNLEFEQAALLRDQIKKLRQQLLGHYDD, via the coding sequence ATGTTTGACGGGAGTAGCGCTTTGTTTCATCTCCATGCCCCCTTTGTGCCCACAGGGGATCAACCCCAGGCGATCGCCAAATTAGTTCAATCTTTAGAATCCCAAGCAAAATATCAAACCCTCCTGGGGGCAACGGGCACTGGTAAAACCTTTACAATGGCGGCGGTGATCGCCCAGATACAGCGGCCCACCCTGGTACTGGCCCATAACAAAACCCTAGCGGCGCAACTCTGCAACGAACTGCGGCAGTTTTTCCCCCACAATGCCGTGGAGTATTTCATCAGCTATTACGACTACTACCAACCGGAAGCTTATATTCCCGTCACCGACACTTATATTGAAAAAACCGCCTCCATTAACGATGAGATTGATATGCTGCGTCACTCGGCGACGCGATCGCTCTTTGAACGCAAGGATGTGATCGTGGTGGCCTCCATCAGCTGCATCTATGGCCTGGGGATTCCGAGTGAATATCTCAAGGCGGCGATCGCTCTAAAAGTAGGCGAAGAGCTAGACCAGCGGGCGGTGCTCAGGCAACTGGTGATGGTGCAATATCAGCGCAACGACACAGACCTCAGTCGAGGTAACTTCCGGGTGAAAGGGGATATCCTCGAAATTGTCCCCGCCTACGAAGACCGGGTGATCCGTGTCGAATTTTTTGGGGACGAAATTGAGGCTATTCGCCTCCTTGACCCCACCACCGGGGAAATTCTCCAGAGCCTTGATCAGATCAATATTTATCCCGCCCGCCACTTTGTCACCCCCCAAGAACAGTTGGCGATCGCCTGCGAACAGATCAAGTCAGAATTAGAGCAACAGCTGAACGTTTTAGAAGCCGAAAATAAACTCCTCGAAGCCCAGCGACTACGGCAACGCACCAACTACGACCTGGAACTGTTGCAGGAGGTGGGCTATTGCAATGGCGTGGAAAATTATTCCCGTTTTCTCGCAGGACGGGAGGCCGGCTCACCTCCAGAATGTCTGATTGACTATTTTCCCGACGATTGGCTGCTGGTAATTGATGAATCCCACGTGACCGTCCCCCAGATCCGCGCCATGTACAACGGCGACCAGGCCCGCAAAAAAGTCCTTATTGACCATGGTTTCCGTCTGCCCAGCGCCGCCGATAATCGGCCCCTAAAGTCCGAGGAATTTTGGCAAAAGGTGAATCAATGCGTCTTTGTTTCCGCCACTCCCGGTAATTGGGAGCTGGAGCAATCCGACGCAAGGGTAATCGAGCAAGTGATCCGACCTACTGGGGTGGTGGATCCAGAAATCGATGTGCGTCCCACCGAGGGCCAAGTGGATGATCTGCTGGGAGAAATTCGCCAGCGGGAAAAACTCAAGGAGCGGGTTCTGATCACCACCCTCACGAAACGGATGGCCGAAGATTTGACCGACTATTTCAGCGAGCAGGGGGTGGCGGTGCAATATCTCCATTCTGAAATTAAATCCATTGAGCGGATCGAAATTTTGCAAGCTCTCCGGAAAGGGGAATTTGATGTTCTGATCGGCGTCAATTTGCTGCGGGAAGGCTTGGATCTGCCAGAAGTTTCCTTGGTGGCGATCATGGATGCAGACAAAGAAGGATTTCTCCGGGCCGAGCGATCGCTAATTCAGACCATTGGCCGGGCGGCGCGCCATGTGCGGGGGAGAGCGATTCTCTATGCCGATAATCTCACCGACAGTATGGCCAAGGCGATCGCCGAAACAGAACGCCGCCGCGCCATTCAAATCGCCCATAACAAAAAACACAACATCACTCCCCAGCCGATTAAAAAACGGGAAGAAAACGCGATTTTGTCTTTCCTCGATATTTCCCGTCGTTTAAACTCCCAGCAACTCCAACAGGTGGTGGAACATATTAAAGACGTTCCCCTCGAAAAAATTCCTGATGTCATCGAACAACTGGAAGAACAGATGAAAGAATCTGCCAAAAACCTTGAATTCGAGCAGGCCGCTCTCCTGCGGGATCAAATTAAAAAATTGCGCCAGCAACTGCTTGGCCACTATGACGACTAA
- the chlI gene encoding magnesium chelatase ATPase subunit I, whose product MTVTAEAPSQAKVKRRVVFPFTAVIGQDEMKLALKLNIIDPKIGGVMIMGDRGTGKSTTIRALADLLPEIEVVANDPFNSDPSNPELMGDEVRQKLENNEHIEITRKKVPMIDLPLGATEDRVCGTIDIEKALSEGVKAFEPGLLAKANRGVLYVDEVNLLDDHLVDVLLDSAAGGWNTVEREGISIRHPANFVLVGSGNPEEGELRPQLLDRFGMHAEIRTERNPEQRVEIVERRSAFDQNPTDFLQQYDAEQKAEQERLVRAQQLLPQVTIDRDLKVKISEVCSEADVDGLRGDIVTNRAAKALAAYEGRTEVTVDDIRRVVTLCLRHRLRKDPLESIDSGYKVQKIVARVFGIEDAE is encoded by the coding sequence ATGACAGTAACGGCTGAAGCTCCTTCCCAAGCAAAAGTAAAACGTCGTGTGGTGTTCCCCTTTACGGCAGTAATCGGCCAAGATGAAATGAAACTGGCCCTCAAACTCAATATTATCGACCCCAAAATCGGCGGCGTGATGATCATGGGCGATCGCGGCACCGGAAAATCCACCACCATCCGCGCTTTAGCCGATCTCCTGCCCGAAATCGAAGTCGTCGCCAACGATCCCTTTAACAGCGATCCCAGTAATCCCGAACTGATGGGCGATGAAGTCCGGCAGAAACTCGAAAACAACGAACATATCGAGATTACCCGCAAAAAAGTGCCGATGATCGATCTGCCCCTCGGCGCTACCGAAGACCGAGTTTGCGGCACCATCGACATCGAAAAAGCCCTTTCCGAAGGGGTCAAAGCTTTTGAACCCGGTCTGCTGGCTAAAGCAAATCGGGGCGTTCTCTATGTAGATGAAGTTAACCTCCTCGATGACCACCTAGTAGACGTGCTTCTCGACTCCGCCGCTGGGGGCTGGAATACCGTTGAACGGGAAGGGATTTCCATCCGTCACCCGGCAAACTTTGTCCTCGTTGGGTCTGGGAACCCTGAAGAAGGGGAACTACGACCCCAGCTCCTCGACCGTTTTGGGATGCACGCTGAGATCCGTACCGAGCGCAACCCTGAGCAACGGGTTGAAATTGTCGAACGCCGCTCTGCCTTTGACCAGAACCCCACAGATTTCCTCCAGCAATACGACGCCGAACAGAAAGCCGAACAAGAACGCCTTGTCCGTGCCCAGCAGCTGCTCCCCCAGGTCACCATTGACCGGGACCTGAAGGTAAAAATTTCTGAAGTCTGTTCTGAAGCGGATGTGGATGGTCTACGGGGTGATATCGTCACTAACCGGGCCGCAAAAGCCCTCGCTGCCTATGAAGGTCGCACTGAAGTGACTGTCGATGACATCCGTCGGGTGGTCACCCTCTGCCTACGGCACCGCCTACGGAAAGATCCTCTCGAATCTATCGATTCTGGTTACAAAGTCCAAAAAATTGTCGCTCGAGTTTTTGGCATCGAAGACGCAGAATAA
- a CDS encoding hypothetical protein (conserved hypothetical protein) — protein sequence MKFLGVDFGWTSGASGLCCLSSVQQHLTIDSFNLLLDPGEIVTWVGQLLPEESIGLVAVDAPTIIPNKTGTRLPDRLTHKYFGKYHAGCYPANLNRPFAPRTTQLGFDLETLGFAHAPEIDAQKPGRYQIEVFPHPAMVRLFNLDRIIKYKKGKLGDRRQELLRLVGLIETVLTTLEPQLTLNHLWDDLIKPIMAAKGSELKEIEDRIDALVCAYVGAYWWYWGQAKNQTLGDRLSGYIIVPAPVTMGDQQS from the coding sequence GTGAAATTTCTGGGCGTTGATTTCGGCTGGACATCCGGTGCGAGTGGTTTGTGTTGTCTCAGTTCGGTGCAACAACATTTAACGATTGACAGTTTCAATCTACTCCTTGACCCCGGAGAAATTGTCACCTGGGTGGGCCAACTGCTGCCGGAAGAATCCATCGGCCTGGTGGCGGTAGATGCGCCGACAATTATCCCCAATAAAACAGGGACGCGTCTGCCCGATCGCCTCACCCACAAATATTTTGGCAAGTACCACGCGGGCTGCTATCCGGCTAATTTGAATCGTCCCTTTGCCCCCCGTACTACCCAACTGGGCTTTGATCTTGAAACATTAGGGTTTGCCCATGCTCCAGAGATTGACGCTCAAAAACCGGGCCGCTATCAAATTGAGGTGTTTCCCCATCCAGCAATGGTGCGTCTGTTTAACCTCGATCGCATTATCAAATACAAAAAAGGTAAGTTGGGCGATCGCCGCCAAGAATTGCTGCGTTTGGTGGGCCTCATTGAAACGGTTCTGACGACCCTCGAACCGCAGTTGACCTTAAATCATCTTTGGGATGATTTGATTAAACCGATCATGGCGGCTAAAGGCAGCGAGCTCAAAGAAATCGAAGACCGCATTGATGCCCTGGTTTGTGCCTATGTGGGGGCTTACTGGTGGTACTGGGGCCAGGCAAAAAACCAAACCCTAGGCGATCGCCTCTCCGGTTACATTATCGTCCCAGCACCTGTTACGATGGGTGATCAGCAATCATAA
- a CDS encoding pentapeptide repeat protein translates to MTHTGHPDPTEHRPRRISILKRMDAGELLERYNAGERDFREVDLEGAFLGGSSFDGINLRESQLSRVTLTGASLKQANFREADLSYANLQADLSEANLISCDLTEANLTNAQLTYGGLRAANLSKAQLVSADLSSATLNEAVLREADLAHAILTDAFIGRANLTQANLEGANLSNANLTSTILIGANLKGANFSHAIMHGVNATGAIADHADFSQAKLNSANFTNVKLRRAILRKVQMAWTTMRGADLSEAQLFRSKLYWSNFTNVNLTQAVLLDATVDQVNFHNAIFDGTILPEGFNGAT, encoded by the coding sequence ATGACCCACACAGGCCATCCCGACCCAACCGAACATCGTCCCAGGAGGATTAGCATTTTGAAACGAATGGATGCTGGAGAACTATTAGAGCGCTACAATGCTGGCGAACGGGACTTTCGGGAAGTCGACCTTGAAGGTGCTTTTTTGGGGGGGAGTAGTTTTGACGGCATCAACCTCCGGGAGAGCCAATTATCTCGAGTTACCCTGACTGGTGCTTCCCTCAAACAAGCTAATTTCCGGGAAGCCGATCTTAGCTATGCCAATCTCCAGGCCGATCTGAGTGAGGCCAATCTCATTTCCTGTGATCTCACAGAGGCAAATTTAACCAATGCCCAACTGACCTATGGTGGGTTACGGGCGGCCAACCTCTCCAAGGCACAACTGGTCTCTGCAGACCTCAGTTCTGCGACCCTCAACGAAGCGGTACTACGAGAAGCGGACTTAGCCCATGCAATATTGACCGATGCTTTTATCGGGCGGGCAAATCTCACCCAAGCGAACCTAGAGGGGGCCAACTTAAGCAATGCCAACCTCACCAGCACAATTTTAATTGGGGCAAATTTGAAGGGGGCGAATTTTTCCCATGCGATTATGCATGGGGTGAATGCGACTGGGGCGATCGCCGACCATGCCGATTTTAGTCAGGCCAAGTTAAATAGTGCCAATTTCACCAATGTCAAACTACGCCGTGCCATCCTCCGGAAAGTACAAATGGCTTGGACAACAATGCGCGGCGCTGATCTCAGCGAAGCCCAGCTCTTTCGCAGTAAGTTGTATTGGTCAAATTTTACCAATGTCAATCTCACCCAGGCTGTTTTGTTGGATGCAACCGTCGATCAGGTTAATTTTCATAATGCGATTTTTGATGGGACAATTCTCCCCGAAGGCTTTAATGGGGCAACCTAA
- the petF2 gene encoding ferredoxin PetF2, which produces MDKVVLVCCQKTCSKQGAFLILETFQKQVSTDIKVIRSSCLGECGNGPMVKVLPDNIWYSHVQPVDIAAIVDQHLIHNRPVKHKLHRKFHPDRPEAIAISIPWLLLLTFLGFIGGLWWCLANQTRML; this is translated from the coding sequence ATGGATAAAGTCGTCTTGGTGTGTTGTCAAAAAACCTGCTCAAAACAAGGGGCATTTTTGATTTTAGAAACCTTTCAAAAACAAGTGTCAACGGATATAAAAGTTATTCGCTCTAGCTGTTTGGGAGAATGTGGCAATGGCCCCATGGTGAAAGTTCTACCAGATAATATTTGGTATAGCCACGTGCAACCAGTGGATATTGCGGCGATCGTTGACCAGCATTTGATTCACAACCGGCCTGTCAAACATAAGCTCCATCGTAAATTTCACCCAGATCGTCCAGAGGCGATCGCCATCTCGATTCCATGGCTGCTATTGTTGACCTTCCTTGGATTCATTGGGGGGCTTTGGTGGTGCTTGGCCAACCAAACAAGGATGCTTTGA
- a CDS encoding LemA family protein — protein sequence MSQDNIRIPDEIAQEVLDLASQYYSEYQDSYTDADLIQIGSEVEIPAELIEKAIADIQLKQKQKNLAQQQQQEKQALFKKIGFGSLVLMDIWGVFTFNQLNAQKSAVKAAWAQVENQQQRRADLIPDLVNITKTYANQEERIVTQLVNAQESYLMAQTSVEKNAAIATVNEAINDFTEYSVSNPQLSSNQLFINLQYELAGTANRLAVERKRYNEAASQYEQSIESFPNVIIAKIAGFNAAEFTD from the coding sequence ATGAGTCAAGACAATATACGAATTCCCGATGAAATTGCCCAAGAAGTTCTTGATTTAGCTTCGCAGTATTATTCGGAATATCAGGATAGCTATACAGACGCAGATCTAATTCAAATTGGGAGCGAAGTAGAAATCCCCGCAGAGCTGATCGAAAAGGCGATCGCCGATATTCAACTTAAACAAAAGCAAAAAAATCTAGCGCAACAACAACAACAGGAAAAACAGGCTTTATTCAAAAAAATTGGCTTTGGTTCATTGGTTTTAATGGATATTTGGGGCGTTTTTACCTTTAATCAATTAAACGCGCAAAAGTCAGCAGTTAAAGCGGCTTGGGCCCAGGTCGAAAATCAACAACAGCGGCGAGCAGACTTAATTCCTGATTTAGTGAATATCACAAAAACCTATGCCAACCAAGAGGAGCGCATTGTCACCCAGTTGGTTAATGCCCAAGAAAGTTATCTCATGGCTCAAACATCTGTAGAAAAAAACGCAGCGATCGCCACAGTCAATGAAGCGATTAATGACTTCACAGAATACTCTGTGAGCAATCCACAGTTAAGCAGTAATCAACTTTTTATTAATTTACAATATGAATTGGCTGGAACCGCTAACCGTTTGGCTGTTGAGCGAAAAAGATACAATGAAGCAGCGAGCCAATATGAACAGTCAATCGAAAGTTTTCCCAATGTGATTATTGCGAAGATTGCAGGGTTTAATGCCGCAGAATTTACAGACTAA